GTCGTCGACGTAGTAGCGACCGGTGAGGACCTCGCCCTCGTAGAGCTTGTCCTCGGTCTGGAACATCATCTCGGCCGCCTCCTGGCGGTCGTTGATGTCGTGTTCGTACTCGTCGGACTGCTGGATGTCCGTGTACGGGACGTAGTGTTTCGCGTCTTTGTTCCAGGTCGGACACTGCGTGAGGAAGTCGATGTGCGCGAAGCCGTCGTGTTCGATGGCCTCGGCGATGATCTCCTTGGCCTGGTTCGGGTTCACGGCGGCGGTGCGAGCGATGTACGTCGCACCGGCGTTCAGCGACTGCGACAGCGGTCGAATCGGCGACTTCGCCGAGCCGTGGGGCTGGGTCTTCGACTTGTGGCCCTTCGGCGATGTCGGCGAGGTCTGCCCCTTCGTGAGCCCGAAGATCTCGTTGTTGAACACGATGTACGTCATGTCGTGGTTCTCCCGGGCCGTGTGGATGAGGTGGTTTCCACCGATGCCGTAGCCGTCACCGTCACCGCCGGCGGCGATGACCTCGAGGTTCGGGTTAGCCAGTTTCGCGGCCCGGGCGACGGGCAGCGAGCGGCCGTGGATGGTGTGGAACCCGTAGCTGTTGAAGTAGCTGTTGAGCTTGCCCGAACAGCCGATGCCCGTAAACAGGGCGACCTCGTCGGGGTTCTTGCCCACCTCGGGCATGGCCTGTTTCAGCGCCTTGAGGACGCCGAAGTCACCACAGCCCGGACACCACGTCGCCTGTGGTTCGATGCCGGGTGTAAACTCGTCTCGGTCTATCTCGCGGTCGTCTCCGATTGCACTGAATGCACTCATGGTTAGTCACCCGCTGCGGGGAGGTACTTCAAGTTGGTCGCGGCGAGGTCCTCGCCGTTGATGCTGGACTCGAACCCGTCGACGATCTCGGCGGGTTCGAAGGGGTTGCCGTTGTACTTCAGGAGGCTCGACATCTTGTCGCCGTACTTGCCGATCTCCTTCTGCGTGAGGCCGCGGAACTGCGCCGTGGCGTTCATCTCGACGACGAGCGCCTCGTCGACGGATTCGAGGAACTCGCTGACCTGCTCGACGGGGTAGGGCATCATGTCCGAGACGCCCAGGGCCTTCACGGAGTGCCCGTTCTCGTTGAGCCGGTCGACGGCCTCGAAGGCCGTGTCCTGCTGGCTCCCCCAGACGAGGATGCCGTAGTCGGCCTCGTCGGGGCCGTAGTAGGTCTGGTGGCCCGCGGTCTCGTCTAAGTCCGCGCGGATGTCGTCGAGCTTCCCGAGCCGACGGTTCATCTGCGCGATGCGGTTCTGGGGGTCCTCGCTGATGTGGCCCTCCTCGTTGTGCTCGTTGCCGGTCGCGAGGAACCGACCGTTCTTCTGCCCGGGGATCGAGCGCGGACTGACGTTCGAGCCGTCCTCCGGCTCGTGCAGGAACCGCTTGAACTTCCCGGAGGAGTGGTGAGCCGCCTCCTCGATCTCTTCCTCGGTGAGGACCGAACCGGGGTCGGCGTTCGGCTCCTCGTCGAAGTGGCTCGCGGGCAGGTTCCGGAGCTCGCCCTGTATCTTCTGGTCGTAGATGACGATGGTCGGAATCTGGTAGTCGTAGGCGATACGGAACGCGGAGCGCGTCTGCGTGTAACACTCGCGGATGTTCGCTGGGGCGAACACGATCCGTGCGGAGTCACCTTGGGACGTGTACAGGACGTGTTCGAGGTCGGCCTGTTCGGGTTTGGTCGGCATCCCGGTCGACGGACCGGCGCGCATGGCCTCTAGCAGCACGATCGGCGTCTCGGTCATCTCGGCGAGGCCGAGCGGTTCCGACATCAGCGCGAAGCCACCGCCGGACGACCCGGACATGGCCTTGACGCCGGCGTGGGACGCACCGAGTGCGAGCGCAGCCGCCGCGATTTCGTCCTCGACCTGCTCGGAGATGCCGCCGAAGTTCGACAGGTGCTGTGACATGATGGTGAAGACGTCGGTCCACGGGGTCATCGGATAGCCGGAGATGAACCGACAGCCCTCGTCGAGCGCACCGTAGGAGATGGCGTTGGACCCCGAGAGGATGACCTGCTCCTCGTCGTGGGTGTTCTCGGGCATTTCGATGTCGTGGTCGACGTCGAGTTCCGCGGCCGCCTCGTAGGCGTCGTGCAGGACGTTGAGGTTCGCCTCCTGCATGTCGCCGTCCATGTTCTGCTCGATGAGGTTCTCGAACGGCGCCGTGTCGATGTCGAGGATGGCGGCGGTCGCACCGATACCCGCGGTGTTCCGCATGATCTCCCGTCCGTGTTCCTTTGCGATGCCACGGAGGTCCATCGGAACGACTTCCCAGCCGTTCTCCGCGGCGGCCTCCTCGAGGCCGACCTCGTCGACGTCTTCCTCGTCGAGGAGGCCCTGGTCGTACAGCAGGACGCCGCCCTCGCGGAGTTCGTCGAAGTTCTCGTACAGCGGTTTGAGCTCTTCCTTCCCGTAGTAGGCCTCTTCCTGGGGGTTCCGTGCGAACGAGTCGCCCAGGGCGAGCAGGAAGTTGTAGCCGTCGCCGCGTGACTGTACCGGTTCGTCCTTTGCCCGTACCTCCACGTACGTATGGCCACCCCGGATCCGCGATGGGTAGTGGCGATGTGTGAACACGTGAAGTCCCGAGCGCATCAGGGCCTTCGCGAAGTTCTGGCTCGTCGAGTCGATTCCGTCCCCGGAACCGCCTGCGATGCGCCAGATTAGTTCGTTGTCTGTCATGGTTAGATGTCGGCCCCAGCTGTGGTGCCGTACTCAGGCAATTGTAGGGCCGTGACTAAAGATTTTCCACTGAGTCGACGTTTATTAATCGTTATCTTTCGTTTGACGCCCCTGAGTTGGCCGATTTCGGCGATTGAATCCATGTCAGATTCGGTGTGTTTGGAGTGGAATATAGGAGTTAGTTCGCACGTAGGTATCTGTGACGACGGACGGGTCGGCGGAAGGCATAACCAGATACGCTCCCTATCACTACCGTCGATGTCGCTCTCCGAACTCATCGCCGGCGTCGAGGCCCACGAGCAGACGCTTACCGTCTACAACGCCGGCGCGGCCGCCAGCGACGAGTTGCGAGCGCAGTTCGCCGACCGGAACATCCGCGTCGAGACAGAACGGACCGAGAGCGGGCGGCCCGACGAGTTCGTCACACTGAGCGACGACGGGGAGGTCGTCACCGCGACCAGTCTCGCCTCCTTTCGCGACGAACTCTCGTCGATGGATTCGACTGACGGCAGTGACAACCCGTACCGGTCGCTCCTCGACCACCTCGACGAGACGATGTTCACCTCGTGGTCCATCGACCGCCTGGTGGCGGCGTCCCGGGAGATAGAGGACCGGGCCTGGCGCGTCGGGACGGGGGCCCTGCACGCGGGCTTTCAGACCACGTCCACGCTGAAGGGGGAACTCGACCTCTACACGCGGCTGGGTGAGACGGACGTCGACGTCCACGCCTACGCCTATCCGGACACCGACCCGCCGGACCAGGACCGGTTCACGCTCCACCTCGAGCGGTCGAGCGAGATCGCGGAGTCCTGGTTCGTCGTCTTCGACGGCGGCGGCGATGACGAACAGAAGAGCGCCTTGTTGGCCGAGGAGCGAGAGCCGAGGGCGTTCTACGGGTTCTGGACGTACGACCCGACGACGGTGGACTACATCCTGCGCCACCTGGAGTCGACCTACGGGTTCGTCGAGCAGTGAGCGACGCCGGGGCTGACGCCAGCGGTCGAGCGTTCCGTATCGCAGAGACCGGGCAGCGCGTCAACGGCCTCGAACTCGAGTTGCACCTCCAGTTCGGGCTCTGGCGGGTGCTCGACCGTGCTCCGAACCGGTGGCTCGTACAGACAGCGGACGGAGAGACGCTGACGCTCGAACTCGACGACCAGTAACCCGGGCTTACGCCAGTTCCTCGAACACCGAGCGGTCGTGACCCAGCAGCACGTCGGCACCCGTCTCGCGCTCGATGTCGCGACACCGTTCGAGACTCGCTTTCCACGACCCGTTGTTCCACAGGAGACTCGTCGCCATCGGCTGGCCGGCGTAGTTGGCCTCGACGTAGGCCTCGTCGCCGGCGACGAGCAGCGGGCGGTCCGGGCGGTCGATGAGCGCACCCAGCAGTCCCGGCGTGTGGCCCGGCAGGTGGAGCAGCTCCACGCCGTCGGTGAGGTGGTACCGGTCGCCGTGGACCACCTGCCAGTTCAGGTCGTGGTCGAAGTCGCTGGCGAGGTAGGCGATAGACCCCTCGTCGGTCTTGGCGCTCAGGTACGCGAAGGGCAGTTCCTCGCGGTGGACGTAGATTGGCACGTCCGTCCCGGCGAAGTTGTAGAGCCCGCCCGCGTGGTCGAGGTGGAGGTGGCTCATCACGACGGCGTCGATGTCGGCTATCGAGTACCCCGCGGCTCCGAGGTCGTCCGAGAGGGCGTGCTGGTCGGCGTCGACG
This DNA window, taken from Haloarcula ordinaria, encodes the following:
- a CDS encoding thiamine pyrophosphate-dependent enzyme; amino-acid sequence: MSAFSAIGDDREIDRDEFTPGIEPQATWCPGCGDFGVLKALKQAMPEVGKNPDEVALFTGIGCSGKLNSYFNSYGFHTIHGRSLPVARAAKLANPNLEVIAAGGDGDGYGIGGNHLIHTARENHDMTYIVFNNEIFGLTKGQTSPTSPKGHKSKTQPHGSAKSPIRPLSQSLNAGATYIARTAAVNPNQAKEIIAEAIEHDGFAHIDFLTQCPTWNKDAKHYVPYTDIQQSDEYEHDINDRQEAAEMMFQTEDKLYEGEVLTGRYYVDDQNPSYGDEKRSTGEMPEEPLAERYFDEDAEWERTYDELLHHHK
- a CDS encoding 2-oxoacid:acceptor oxidoreductase subunit alpha, with the translated sequence MTDNELIWRIAGGSGDGIDSTSQNFAKALMRSGLHVFTHRHYPSRIRGGHTYVEVRAKDEPVQSRGDGYNFLLALGDSFARNPQEEAYYGKEELKPLYENFDELREGGVLLYDQGLLDEEDVDEVGLEEAAAENGWEVVPMDLRGIAKEHGREIMRNTAGIGATAAILDIDTAPFENLIEQNMDGDMQEANLNVLHDAYEAAAELDVDHDIEMPENTHDEEQVILSGSNAISYGALDEGCRFISGYPMTPWTDVFTIMSQHLSNFGGISEQVEDEIAAAALALGASHAGVKAMSGSSGGGFALMSEPLGLAEMTETPIVLLEAMRAGPSTGMPTKPEQADLEHVLYTSQGDSARIVFAPANIRECYTQTRSAFRIAYDYQIPTIVIYDQKIQGELRNLPASHFDEEPNADPGSVLTEEEIEEAAHHSSGKFKRFLHEPEDGSNVSPRSIPGQKNGRFLATGNEHNEEGHISEDPQNRIAQMNRRLGKLDDIRADLDETAGHQTYYGPDEADYGILVWGSQQDTAFEAVDRLNENGHSVKALGVSDMMPYPVEQVSEFLESVDEALVVEMNATAQFRGLTQKEIGKYGDKMSSLLKYNGNPFEPAEIVDGFESSINGEDLAATNLKYLPAAGD
- a CDS encoding N-acyl homoserine lactonase family protein; this encodes MDDISVTFLDRGTVTADMNFVVDGHAVATASNRSPEHEYAEFVVWNLVVETPEMTILWDTGSHPDAGDGYWPAPLYEAFAHVDADQHALSDDLGAAGYSIADIDAVVMSHLHLDHAGGLYNFAGTDVPIYVHREELPFAYLSAKTDEGSIAYLASDFDHDLNWQVVHGDRYHLTDGVELLHLPGHTPGLLGALIDRPDRPLLVAGDEAYVEANYAGQPMATSLLWNNGSWKASLERCRDIERETGADVLLGHDRSVFEELA
- a CDS encoding DICT sensory domain-containing protein; amino-acid sequence: MSLSELIAGVEAHEQTLTVYNAGAAASDELRAQFADRNIRVETERTESGRPDEFVTLSDDGEVVTATSLASFRDELSSMDSTDGSDNPYRSLLDHLDETMFTSWSIDRLVAASREIEDRAWRVGTGALHAGFQTTSTLKGELDLYTRLGETDVDVHAYAYPDTDPPDQDRFTLHLERSSEIAESWFVVFDGGGDDEQKSALLAEEREPRAFYGFWTYDPTTVDYILRHLESTYGFVEQ